The following coding sequences are from one Dermacentor andersoni chromosome 5, qqDerAnde1_hic_scaffold, whole genome shotgun sequence window:
- the LOC126529930 gene encoding uncharacterized protein isoform X3, with product MILPCDVASSHVSSSSSASSSLHPCAVQSLSVPSSVAPIFASMDHHQQQQSPEQLMAQYAAHVLRQHQQQAKPYSRRTPAAKPYSCEQCGRGFKYLHTLRFHIKTTHDSAAPAVEPRLSRLRRDAPPDHLSSPGAYCGAEPPTDDSREEDLSMPRPAEGGPRSETDVPPEFPQDAAPAEPPPVKEEPSESYGPVKSESQDVATTTSCVGSLSHMTANLSSSLAAAGLPSPSSLLGMDAWRSMKLQAEVPLASKVDVVNPLTEQQYTLYKCGICGETQPSLRGLCDHLQAHTRAVKEHHCDKCGAVFKWRSQLLVHEQVHQVIEGKAGLAPPPPAGLPVLSPLPEALIGEPRVSFDQALQLGALAGHFLQPGSLPNIAMGMPLAMPPTTTSVAPTSTSSVPEFTSPHCAAPPQRGPGGSKVGSSCPSSSQEAGMRLPFQCSYCSKSFDRIFSLQRHERIHTGVKPCYCKACGRGFSERRNLRHHIIRFHSDVSQRDQLRRRRRAAAARSRAAAVPAGGGGANGGVAASGAGDPADDNPQGSLKLVSFLKKTAVRILNSVDQSKEEEEDDDLEDIDDLEDKADGDLDDEDDLRGGDDCGFAENGSPDGFKEDHRMDGSNPELTDEEGASPMASEMPVALCMKDNGSPICSLEADRKADDEEGEEDNKTIIYPLEAMPMATPPVEPAQADEKSGGDGPLSSQDLDASNEELRRPVTGNRRKKGRPMRYGPAVVETSEDCGSDKGVEDGASEVKEMGSETSEERVAEDEVNPYTKEEMAAWMQLGKAAGSNPASYENGEASSPDPDGKAGTASRGPFLSAYNPRMDMAERPISRDEACTPQMGPDGKFVYPCSYCYKTFSSTSDLNRHMDFHEAGNCSFKLM from the exons ATGATTCTGCCGTGCGACGTCGCCAGCAGCcatgtcagcagcagcagctccgcTTCGTCGTCCTTGCACCCGTGCGCGGTGCAGTCGCTGAGCGTCCCGTCGTCGGTCGCGCCCATCTTCGCCAGCATGgaccaccaccagcagcagcagtcgcCCGAGCAGCTGATGGCGCAGTACGCCGCGCACGTGCTGCGTCAGCACCAGCAGCAGGCCAAGCCGTACAGCCGGCGCACTCCCGCGGCCAAGCCCTACTCGTGCGAGCAATGCGGCCGCGGCTTCAAGTACCTGCACACGTTGCGCTTCCACATTAAGACGACGCACGACAGCGCGGCGCCCGCCGTGGAGCCGCGCCTCTCGAGGCTCCGGAGGGACGCGCCGCCGGACCACCTGTCGTCGCCGGGCGCCTACTGCGGCGCCGAGCCGCCGACGGACGACAGCCGCGAGGAGGACCTCTCGATGCCGCGGCCCGCCGAGGGGGGGCCCCGGTCCGAGACGGACGTGCCTCCGGAGTTTCCCCAGGACGCCGCGCCGGCCGAGCCGCCGCCGGTCAAGGAGGAACCCTCCGAGAGCTACGGACCGGTCAAGTCCGAGTCCCAAGACGTGGCCACCACGACGTCGTGCGTGGGCAGCCTGTCGCACATGACGGCCAATTTGAGCTCGAGCCTTGCCGCCGCGGGCCTGCCGTCCCCGTCTTCGCTGCTGGGCATGGACGCTTGGCGCAGCATGAAGCTTCAGGCCGAGGTGCCGCTGGCGAGCAAGGTCGACGTGGTGAACCCGCTGACGGAGCAGCAGTACACCCTGTACAAGTGCGGCATCTGCGGCGAGACTCAGCCGAGTCTGCGGGGCCTCTGCGACCACCTGCAGGCGCACACGCGTGCCGTCAAGGAGCACCATTGCGACAAGTGCGGCGCCGTGTTCAAGTGGCGCAGCCAGCTCTTGGTCCACGAGCAGGTGCACCAGGTGATCGAGGGCAAGGCCGgcctggcgccgccgccgcccgcggGCCTGCCCGTGCTGAGCCCGCTTCCCGAGGCGCTCATCGGCGAGCCGCGAGTCTCGTTCGACCAGGCCCTCCAGCTGGGCGCCCTGGCGGGCCACTTCCTGCAGCCGGGGTCGCTGCCTAACATCGCCATGGGCATGCCGCTCGCCATGCCCCCGACGACGACCTCGGTGGCGCCGACCTCGACCTCCTCGGTGCCGGAGTTCACGTCGCCGCACTGCGCCGCGCCGCCGCAACGCGGCCCCGGCGGCTCCAAGGTCGGCTCGTCGTGCCCGTCGTCGAGTCAGGAGGCGGGCATGAGGCTGCCCTTCCAGTGCAGCTATTGCAGCAAGTCGTTCGACCGCATCTTCTCGCTGCAGCGCCACGAGCGCATCCACACGGGCGTCAAGCCGTGCTACTGCAAGGCTTGCGGGCGCGGCTTCAGCGAGCGTCGTAACCTGCGCCACCACATCATCCGCTTCCACTCGGACGTCAGCCAGCGGGACCAGCTGCGACGGCGCCGACGCGCGGCGGCCGCTAGGAGCCGCGCCGCGGCGGTGcctgccggcggcggcggcgccaacGGAGGCGTCGCTGCCAGCGGAGCTGGTGACCCCGCCGACGACAACCCGCAAGGCTCGCTCAAGCTGGTGTCCTTCCTCAAGAAGACGGCTGTGCGCATCCTCAACTCGGTGGACCAgagcaaggaggaggaggaggacgacgacCTGGAGGACATCGATGACCTCGAGGACAAAGCCGATGGCGACTTGGACGACGAGGATGACTTGAGGGGTGGGGACGACTGTGGCTTTGCCGAGAATGGAAGCCCAGACGGTTTCAAGGAAGACCACAGGATGGACGGCAGCAACCCCGAGTTGACTGACGAGGAAGGAGCTAGTCCAATGGCATCCGAGATGCCGGTAGCACTTTGCATGAAGGACAATGGGAGCCCCATTTGCTCACTCGAGGCAGATAGGAAGGCTGATGACGAAGAGGGCGAAGAGGACAACAAAACCATCATCTATCCTTTGGAGGCCATGCCCATGGCAACACCACCTGTTGAACCGGCGCAGGCAGATGAGAAAAGCGGTGGCGATGGTCCTTTGTCCTCGCAGGACTTGGACGCTAGTAACGAAGAGCTGAGGCGGCCGGTTACGGGCAACAGGCGAAAGAAGGGAAGGCCGATGCGCTATGGTCCAGCAGTTGTGGAAACAAGTGAGGACTGTGGTAGTGACAAAGGAGTTGAAGATGGTGCAAGTGAAGTTAAGGAGATGGGATCTGAAACCAGTGAAGAAAGGGTTGCTGAGGACGAAGTTAACCCATATACAAAGGAGGAAATGGCAGCCTGGATGCAGCTTGGCAAAGCAGCAG GAAGCAACCCTGCCAGCTATGAAAATGGGGAAGCCAGCAGCCCTGACCCCGATGGCAAAGCAGGCACGGCAAGCCGTGGACCTTTCCTCTCGGCATACAACCCCAG GATGGACATGGCCGAACGGCCCATAAGCCGGGATGAAGCGTGCACCCCACAGATGGGTCCCGATGGAAAGTTTGTCTACCCGTGTTCCTACTGTTACAAGACCTTCTCTTCTACCTCTGATCTCAACAGGCACATGGACTTCCACGAGG CGGGGAATTGTTCTTTCAAGTTGATGTAA
- the LOC126529930 gene encoding uncharacterized protein isoform X2, whose product MILPCDVASSHVSSSSSASSSLHPCAVQSLSVPSSVAPIFASMDHHQQQQSPEQLMAQYAAHVLRQHQQQAKPYSRRTPAAKPYSCEQCGRGFKYLHTLRFHIKTTHDSAAPAVEPRLSRLRRDAPPDHLSSPGAYCGAEPPTDDSREEDLSMPRPAEGGPRSETDVPPEFPQDAAPAEPPPVKEEPSESYGPVKSESQDVATTTSCVGSLSHMTANLSSSLAAAGLPSPSSLLGMDAWRSMKLQAEVPLASKVDVVNPLTEQQYTLYKCGICGETQPSLRGLCDHLQAHTRAVKEHHCDKCGAVFKWRSQLLVHEQVHQVIEGKAGLAPPPPAGLPVLSPLPEALIGEPRVSFDQALQLGALAGHFLQPGSLPNIAMGMPLAMPPTTTSVAPTSTSSVPEFTSPHCAAPPQRGPGGSKVGSSCPSSSQEAGMRLPFQCSYCSKSFDRIFSLQRHERIHTGVKPCYCKACGRGFSERRNLRHHIIRFHSDVSQRDQLRRRRRAAAARSRAAAVPAGGGGANGGVAASGAGDPADDNPQGSLKLVSFLKKTAVRILNSVDQSKEEEEDDDLEDIDDLEDKADGDLDDEDDLRGGDDCGFAENGSPDGFKEDHRMDGSNPELTDEEGASPMASEMPVALCMKDNGSPICSLEADRKADDEEGEEDNKTIIYPLEAMPMATPPVEPAQADEKSGGDGPLSSQDLDASNEELRRPVTGNRRKKGRPMRYGPAVVETSEDCGSDKGVEDGASEVKEMGSETSEERVAEDEVNPYTKEEMAAWMQLGKAAGSNPASYENGEASSPDPDGKAGTASRGPFLSAYNPRMDMAERPISRDEACTPQMGPDGKFVYPCSYCYKTFSSTSDLNRHMDFHEVASLQLLGNLPEHDSLSTGIWPSLKQL is encoded by the exons ATGATTCTGCCGTGCGACGTCGCCAGCAGCcatgtcagcagcagcagctccgcTTCGTCGTCCTTGCACCCGTGCGCGGTGCAGTCGCTGAGCGTCCCGTCGTCGGTCGCGCCCATCTTCGCCAGCATGgaccaccaccagcagcagcagtcgcCCGAGCAGCTGATGGCGCAGTACGCCGCGCACGTGCTGCGTCAGCACCAGCAGCAGGCCAAGCCGTACAGCCGGCGCACTCCCGCGGCCAAGCCCTACTCGTGCGAGCAATGCGGCCGCGGCTTCAAGTACCTGCACACGTTGCGCTTCCACATTAAGACGACGCACGACAGCGCGGCGCCCGCCGTGGAGCCGCGCCTCTCGAGGCTCCGGAGGGACGCGCCGCCGGACCACCTGTCGTCGCCGGGCGCCTACTGCGGCGCCGAGCCGCCGACGGACGACAGCCGCGAGGAGGACCTCTCGATGCCGCGGCCCGCCGAGGGGGGGCCCCGGTCCGAGACGGACGTGCCTCCGGAGTTTCCCCAGGACGCCGCGCCGGCCGAGCCGCCGCCGGTCAAGGAGGAACCCTCCGAGAGCTACGGACCGGTCAAGTCCGAGTCCCAAGACGTGGCCACCACGACGTCGTGCGTGGGCAGCCTGTCGCACATGACGGCCAATTTGAGCTCGAGCCTTGCCGCCGCGGGCCTGCCGTCCCCGTCTTCGCTGCTGGGCATGGACGCTTGGCGCAGCATGAAGCTTCAGGCCGAGGTGCCGCTGGCGAGCAAGGTCGACGTGGTGAACCCGCTGACGGAGCAGCAGTACACCCTGTACAAGTGCGGCATCTGCGGCGAGACTCAGCCGAGTCTGCGGGGCCTCTGCGACCACCTGCAGGCGCACACGCGTGCCGTCAAGGAGCACCATTGCGACAAGTGCGGCGCCGTGTTCAAGTGGCGCAGCCAGCTCTTGGTCCACGAGCAGGTGCACCAGGTGATCGAGGGCAAGGCCGgcctggcgccgccgccgcccgcggGCCTGCCCGTGCTGAGCCCGCTTCCCGAGGCGCTCATCGGCGAGCCGCGAGTCTCGTTCGACCAGGCCCTCCAGCTGGGCGCCCTGGCGGGCCACTTCCTGCAGCCGGGGTCGCTGCCTAACATCGCCATGGGCATGCCGCTCGCCATGCCCCCGACGACGACCTCGGTGGCGCCGACCTCGACCTCCTCGGTGCCGGAGTTCACGTCGCCGCACTGCGCCGCGCCGCCGCAACGCGGCCCCGGCGGCTCCAAGGTCGGCTCGTCGTGCCCGTCGTCGAGTCAGGAGGCGGGCATGAGGCTGCCCTTCCAGTGCAGCTATTGCAGCAAGTCGTTCGACCGCATCTTCTCGCTGCAGCGCCACGAGCGCATCCACACGGGCGTCAAGCCGTGCTACTGCAAGGCTTGCGGGCGCGGCTTCAGCGAGCGTCGTAACCTGCGCCACCACATCATCCGCTTCCACTCGGACGTCAGCCAGCGGGACCAGCTGCGACGGCGCCGACGCGCGGCGGCCGCTAGGAGCCGCGCCGCGGCGGTGcctgccggcggcggcggcgccaacGGAGGCGTCGCTGCCAGCGGAGCTGGTGACCCCGCCGACGACAACCCGCAAGGCTCGCTCAAGCTGGTGTCCTTCCTCAAGAAGACGGCTGTGCGCATCCTCAACTCGGTGGACCAgagcaaggaggaggaggaggacgacgacCTGGAGGACATCGATGACCTCGAGGACAAAGCCGATGGCGACTTGGACGACGAGGATGACTTGAGGGGTGGGGACGACTGTGGCTTTGCCGAGAATGGAAGCCCAGACGGTTTCAAGGAAGACCACAGGATGGACGGCAGCAACCCCGAGTTGACTGACGAGGAAGGAGCTAGTCCAATGGCATCCGAGATGCCGGTAGCACTTTGCATGAAGGACAATGGGAGCCCCATTTGCTCACTCGAGGCAGATAGGAAGGCTGATGACGAAGAGGGCGAAGAGGACAACAAAACCATCATCTATCCTTTGGAGGCCATGCCCATGGCAACACCACCTGTTGAACCGGCGCAGGCAGATGAGAAAAGCGGTGGCGATGGTCCTTTGTCCTCGCAGGACTTGGACGCTAGTAACGAAGAGCTGAGGCGGCCGGTTACGGGCAACAGGCGAAAGAAGGGAAGGCCGATGCGCTATGGTCCAGCAGTTGTGGAAACAAGTGAGGACTGTGGTAGTGACAAAGGAGTTGAAGATGGTGCAAGTGAAGTTAAGGAGATGGGATCTGAAACCAGTGAAGAAAGGGTTGCTGAGGACGAAGTTAACCCATATACAAAGGAGGAAATGGCAGCCTGGATGCAGCTTGGCAAAGCAGCAG GAAGCAACCCTGCCAGCTATGAAAATGGGGAAGCCAGCAGCCCTGACCCCGATGGCAAAGCAGGCACGGCAAGCCGTGGACCTTTCCTCTCGGCATACAACCCCAG GATGGACATGGCCGAACGGCCCATAAGCCGGGATGAAGCGTGCACCCCACAGATGGGTCCCGATGGAAAGTTTGTCTACCCGTGTTCCTACTGTTACAAGACCTTCTCTTCTACCTCTGATCTCAACAGGCACATGGACTTCCACGAGG TTGCATCACTACAGCTTCTTGGAAACCTTCCAGAGCATGACTCACTCTCCACAGGTATTTGGCCTTCCTTGAAGCAGTTGTAG
- the LOC126529930 gene encoding uncharacterized protein isoform X1, whose translation MILPCDVASSHVSSSSSASSSLHPCAVQSLSVPSSVAPIFASMDHHQQQQSPEQLMAQYAAHVLRQHQQQAKPYSRRTPAAKPYSCEQCGRGFKYLHTLRFHIKTTHDSAAPAVEPRLSRLRRDAPPDHLSSPGAYCGAEPPTDDSREEDLSMPRPAEGGPRSETDVPPEFPQDAAPAEPPPVKEEPSESYGPVKSESQDVATTTSCVGSLSHMTANLSSSLAAAGLPSPSSLLGMDAWRSMKLQAEVPLASKVDVVNPLTEQQYTLYKCGICGETQPSLRGLCDHLQAHTRAVKEHHCDKCGAVFKWRSQLLVHEQVHQVIEGKAGLAPPPPAGLPVLSPLPEALIGEPRVSFDQALQLGALAGHFLQPGSLPNIAMGMPLAMPPTTTSVAPTSTSSVPEFTSPHCAAPPQRGPGGSKVGSSCPSSSQEAGMRLPFQCSYCSKSFDRIFSLQRHERIHTGVKPCYCKACGRGFSERRNLRHHIIRFHSDVSQRDQLRRRRRAAAARSRAAAVPAGGGGANGGVAASGAGDPADDNPQGSLKLVSFLKKTAVRILNSVDQSKEEEEDDDLEDIDDLEDKADGDLDDEDDLRGGDDCGFAENGSPDGFKEDHRMDGSNPELTDEEGASPMASEMPVALCMKDNGSPICSLEADRKADDEEGEEDNKTIIYPLEAMPMATPPVEPAQADEKSGGDGPLSSQDLDASNEELRRPVTGNRRKKGRPMRYGPAVVETSEDCGSDKGVEDGASEVKEMGSETSEERVAEDEVNPYTKEEMAAWMQLGKAAGSNPASYENGEASSPDPDGKAGTASRGPFLSAYNPRMDMAERPISRDEACTPQMGPDGKFVYPCSYCYKTFSSTSDLNRHMDFHEGIRQFLCRACSYHAVTQSDLSRHEKTRQHLVRQQNACSSCGLGFNSPALLGDHALSCGAVRDLTSKVQSTTEANNNDRSFESRNGESLPARPRPLAEDSAGHSSSGGGSRLEKSCVLLKKKLLCFEGAL comes from the exons ATGATTCTGCCGTGCGACGTCGCCAGCAGCcatgtcagcagcagcagctccgcTTCGTCGTCCTTGCACCCGTGCGCGGTGCAGTCGCTGAGCGTCCCGTCGTCGGTCGCGCCCATCTTCGCCAGCATGgaccaccaccagcagcagcagtcgcCCGAGCAGCTGATGGCGCAGTACGCCGCGCACGTGCTGCGTCAGCACCAGCAGCAGGCCAAGCCGTACAGCCGGCGCACTCCCGCGGCCAAGCCCTACTCGTGCGAGCAATGCGGCCGCGGCTTCAAGTACCTGCACACGTTGCGCTTCCACATTAAGACGACGCACGACAGCGCGGCGCCCGCCGTGGAGCCGCGCCTCTCGAGGCTCCGGAGGGACGCGCCGCCGGACCACCTGTCGTCGCCGGGCGCCTACTGCGGCGCCGAGCCGCCGACGGACGACAGCCGCGAGGAGGACCTCTCGATGCCGCGGCCCGCCGAGGGGGGGCCCCGGTCCGAGACGGACGTGCCTCCGGAGTTTCCCCAGGACGCCGCGCCGGCCGAGCCGCCGCCGGTCAAGGAGGAACCCTCCGAGAGCTACGGACCGGTCAAGTCCGAGTCCCAAGACGTGGCCACCACGACGTCGTGCGTGGGCAGCCTGTCGCACATGACGGCCAATTTGAGCTCGAGCCTTGCCGCCGCGGGCCTGCCGTCCCCGTCTTCGCTGCTGGGCATGGACGCTTGGCGCAGCATGAAGCTTCAGGCCGAGGTGCCGCTGGCGAGCAAGGTCGACGTGGTGAACCCGCTGACGGAGCAGCAGTACACCCTGTACAAGTGCGGCATCTGCGGCGAGACTCAGCCGAGTCTGCGGGGCCTCTGCGACCACCTGCAGGCGCACACGCGTGCCGTCAAGGAGCACCATTGCGACAAGTGCGGCGCCGTGTTCAAGTGGCGCAGCCAGCTCTTGGTCCACGAGCAGGTGCACCAGGTGATCGAGGGCAAGGCCGgcctggcgccgccgccgcccgcggGCCTGCCCGTGCTGAGCCCGCTTCCCGAGGCGCTCATCGGCGAGCCGCGAGTCTCGTTCGACCAGGCCCTCCAGCTGGGCGCCCTGGCGGGCCACTTCCTGCAGCCGGGGTCGCTGCCTAACATCGCCATGGGCATGCCGCTCGCCATGCCCCCGACGACGACCTCGGTGGCGCCGACCTCGACCTCCTCGGTGCCGGAGTTCACGTCGCCGCACTGCGCCGCGCCGCCGCAACGCGGCCCCGGCGGCTCCAAGGTCGGCTCGTCGTGCCCGTCGTCGAGTCAGGAGGCGGGCATGAGGCTGCCCTTCCAGTGCAGCTATTGCAGCAAGTCGTTCGACCGCATCTTCTCGCTGCAGCGCCACGAGCGCATCCACACGGGCGTCAAGCCGTGCTACTGCAAGGCTTGCGGGCGCGGCTTCAGCGAGCGTCGTAACCTGCGCCACCACATCATCCGCTTCCACTCGGACGTCAGCCAGCGGGACCAGCTGCGACGGCGCCGACGCGCGGCGGCCGCTAGGAGCCGCGCCGCGGCGGTGcctgccggcggcggcggcgccaacGGAGGCGTCGCTGCCAGCGGAGCTGGTGACCCCGCCGACGACAACCCGCAAGGCTCGCTCAAGCTGGTGTCCTTCCTCAAGAAGACGGCTGTGCGCATCCTCAACTCGGTGGACCAgagcaaggaggaggaggaggacgacgacCTGGAGGACATCGATGACCTCGAGGACAAAGCCGATGGCGACTTGGACGACGAGGATGACTTGAGGGGTGGGGACGACTGTGGCTTTGCCGAGAATGGAAGCCCAGACGGTTTCAAGGAAGACCACAGGATGGACGGCAGCAACCCCGAGTTGACTGACGAGGAAGGAGCTAGTCCAATGGCATCCGAGATGCCGGTAGCACTTTGCATGAAGGACAATGGGAGCCCCATTTGCTCACTCGAGGCAGATAGGAAGGCTGATGACGAAGAGGGCGAAGAGGACAACAAAACCATCATCTATCCTTTGGAGGCCATGCCCATGGCAACACCACCTGTTGAACCGGCGCAGGCAGATGAGAAAAGCGGTGGCGATGGTCCTTTGTCCTCGCAGGACTTGGACGCTAGTAACGAAGAGCTGAGGCGGCCGGTTACGGGCAACAGGCGAAAGAAGGGAAGGCCGATGCGCTATGGTCCAGCAGTTGTGGAAACAAGTGAGGACTGTGGTAGTGACAAAGGAGTTGAAGATGGTGCAAGTGAAGTTAAGGAGATGGGATCTGAAACCAGTGAAGAAAGGGTTGCTGAGGACGAAGTTAACCCATATACAAAGGAGGAAATGGCAGCCTGGATGCAGCTTGGCAAAGCAGCAG GAAGCAACCCTGCCAGCTATGAAAATGGGGAAGCCAGCAGCCCTGACCCCGATGGCAAAGCAGGCACGGCAAGCCGTGGACCTTTCCTCTCGGCATACAACCCCAG GATGGACATGGCCGAACGGCCCATAAGCCGGGATGAAGCGTGCACCCCACAGATGGGTCCCGATGGAAAGTTTGTCTACCCGTGTTCCTACTGTTACAAGACCTTCTCTTCTACCTCTGATCTCAACAGGCACATGGACTTCCACGAGG GAATCCGGCAGTTCCTGTGCCGCGCTTGCAGCTACCATGCGGTGACGCAGTCCGATCTCAGTCGGCACGAGAAGACGCGCCAGCACCTGGTGCGGCAACAGAATGCGTGCTCCAGCTGCGGCTTGGGCTTCAACTCTCCGGCCCTGCTCGGGGACCACGCGCTCAGCTGTGGTGCGGTCAGGGACCTCACATCGAAGGTGCAGTCGACTACGGAGGCCAACAACAATGACCGCAGCTTCGAGAGCAGGAACGGCGAGTCACTGCCAGCTCGGCCTCGGCCGCTGGCGGAAGACTCTGCCGGCCATTCTTCTTCGGGCGGCGGAAGCCGGCTGGAGAAGAGCTGCGTCCTCTTGAAAAAGAAACTGCTCTGCTTCGAGGGGGCACTGTGA